From a region of the Actinomadura luzonensis genome:
- a CDS encoding IucA/IucC family protein yields MASTDGLLPPGGPEREAWTGATALTVTALLNCLVREVARPGPEAGAHVLPATGHVLRVHGSRFPADPELRTPRGWRPLPLDELIALTAAELRARTGVENAALPAEIRHSRDVTAVLLAARRATEPPADLYLRSEQALVAGHRYHPAPKARGGGGPREWLRYSPEVRASFTLPVLGVPAELLVEEGDPAALDALAPAVPADGLVPLPAHPWQVELLGGLRGGRLRHLGGTELRHLGETAREAVATSSIRTVYLPEADLFCKFSLDVRITNDVRRLWLRDLRRLSEVADLVDGAFDGLAEHVPRPAVLRDRGYRSAELGGDGGEALAVIVRDGLGGRLRPGLRAAQAAGISEGFPGNPLDGLDEDTALLWWERYLEHVVPPVLHAYLRHGVVLECHLQNVLVGVDARGLPAQALFRDHEGVRILAERRPGLPGAASVSRAYGWERLVYCLLVNNLLEIGGAVTERHPALRDELWARARAVFKDAGRDHADPEELRELLSGPYLPAKANLLLRWTDAEGEAMRCVPVPNPLRLFTP; encoded by the coding sequence ATGGCATCCACAGACGGCCTCCTCCCGCCTGGCGGGCCGGAGCGCGAGGCCTGGACCGGCGCCACCGCCCTCACGGTGACGGCGCTGCTGAACTGCCTGGTCAGGGAGGTCGCCCGGCCGGGTCCAGAGGCCGGCGCGCACGTGCTGCCCGCGACCGGTCACGTCCTCCGCGTGCACGGGTCCCGCTTCCCCGCCGACCCCGAGCTGCGCACGCCGCGCGGCTGGCGTCCGCTGCCGCTCGACGAGCTGATCGCGCTCACCGCGGCCGAGCTGCGCGCCCGCACCGGGGTGGAGAACGCGGCCCTGCCCGCCGAGATCCGGCACAGCCGCGACGTCACCGCCGTGCTGCTGGCCGCCCGCCGGGCCACCGAGCCGCCCGCCGACCTGTACCTGCGCTCGGAGCAGGCCCTCGTCGCCGGCCACCGCTACCATCCCGCCCCCAAGGCCAGGGGCGGCGGCGGCCCCCGGGAGTGGCTGCGCTACTCGCCCGAGGTCCGCGCGAGCTTCACCCTGCCGGTGCTCGGCGTGCCGGCCGAGCTGCTGGTGGAGGAGGGCGACCCGGCCGCCCTGGACGCGCTCGCGCCCGCCGTCCCGGCCGACGGCCTGGTGCCGCTGCCCGCGCACCCCTGGCAGGTGGAGCTGCTGGGCGGCCTGCGCGGCGGGCGGCTGCGCCACCTCGGCGGCACCGAGCTGCGCCACCTCGGCGAGACCGCGCGGGAGGCCGTCGCCACCTCCTCGATCCGCACGGTGTACCTGCCCGAGGCGGACCTGTTCTGCAAGTTCAGCCTGGACGTGCGCATCACCAACGACGTCCGCCGGCTGTGGCTGCGCGACCTGCGCCGCCTGAGCGAGGTCGCCGACCTGGTGGACGGGGCCTTCGACGGGCTGGCCGAGCACGTGCCGCGGCCGGCCGTGCTGCGCGACCGGGGGTACCGCAGCGCGGAGCTGGGCGGCGACGGCGGCGAGGCGCTGGCGGTGATCGTCCGCGACGGGCTGGGCGGCCGGCTGCGTCCCGGGCTGCGCGCGGCGCAGGCGGCCGGGATCAGCGAGGGCTTCCCCGGCAACCCGCTGGACGGCCTGGACGAGGACACGGCCCTGCTCTGGTGGGAGCGCTACCTGGAGCACGTGGTGCCGCCGGTGCTGCACGCGTACCTGCGGCACGGCGTCGTGCTGGAGTGCCACCTGCAGAACGTGCTGGTCGGGGTGGACGCGCGCGGCCTGCCCGCGCAGGCGCTCTTCCGCGACCACGAGGGCGTGCGCATCCTGGCCGAGCGGCGTCCCGGGCTGCCCGGCGCGGCCTCGGTGAGCCGGGCCTACGGCTGGGAGCGGCTGGTCTACTGCCTGCTGGTCAACAACCTGCTGGAGATCGGCGGAGCCGTGACCGAGCGCCATCCCGCGCTGCGGGACGAGCTGTGGGCGCGGGCGCGCGCGGTGTTCAAGGACGCGGGGCGGGACCACGCCGACCCTGAGGAGCTGCGGGAGCTGCTGTCGGGGCCGTACCTCCCGGCCAAGGCCAACCTGCTGCTGCGCTGGACGGACGCCGAGGGCGAGGCGATGCGCTGCGTCCCGGTCCCCAATCCGTTGAGACTCTTTACGCCATAA
- a CDS encoding IucA/IucC family protein: MGRVESEFAARVAAVRPALSGAYAAAVPGARAAVLGRLWRSLLHEPLPGVAASPGHSVQRGQTPGLGPATVTLADGRVLRGPGRRPHDLGEVPALWLDGEPYAEPAGLLAALALPGSARLTEDLANSVASLALSRANARPRPPRTPEDHEQGVVDGHPYHPCCRNRPGVSVAEQLAYMPEHRPVVALDLVAVPAAGCLVSGPWPAALTDGDRLLLPVHPWQSEHVLPDLGLRPHVTGAVPAHPLMSVRTLAPLDGGPHLKTAFSTRMTSDVRDISPGSIRDCVLLSDLLAALSRRAGGPRMVRYLAGAAASVKGEYSADVSVMLREPTSAFAGGGAAVLPVAAVTSDTTGDPAAWLTAFARIALPPALRLLTLGAALEAHGQNLLVVLDGHGLPARLAYRDLADVRLSPARLARHGVAVPPVSARLLHDDPRVLHAKLFGSLVGTTFGSLIARFAGGDLDRERGLWRIVRETARKAFEELPCNPDVRLDREALFAPYIMGKAHLLAQLEGTRSGDNWIKLPNPLFAVM; this comes from the coding sequence ATGGGGCGAGTGGAGAGCGAGTTCGCGGCGCGGGTGGCCGCCGTGCGCCCCGCGCTGTCGGGGGCGTACGCCGCCGCCGTGCCGGGCGCCCGCGCCGCCGTCCTGGGCCGCCTGTGGCGGAGCCTCCTCCACGAGCCGCTGCCCGGCGTCGCCGCCTCCCCGGGACACTCCGTCCAGCGCGGGCAGACGCCTGGGCTGGGCCCGGCCACGGTGACGCTGGCCGACGGCCGCGTCCTGCGCGGGCCCGGGCGGCGGCCGCACGACCTCGGCGAGGTGCCCGCCCTGTGGCTGGACGGCGAGCCGTACGCGGAGCCCGCCGGGCTGCTGGCCGCGCTCGCCCTGCCCGGCTCCGCCCGGCTGACCGAAGACCTGGCCAACAGCGTCGCCTCCCTGGCCCTGTCCCGCGCGAACGCCCGCCCCCGGCCGCCCCGCACCCCGGAGGACCACGAGCAGGGCGTCGTGGACGGGCACCCGTACCACCCGTGCTGCCGCAACCGGCCCGGCGTGTCGGTGGCCGAGCAGCTCGCCTACATGCCCGAGCACCGGCCCGTCGTCGCCCTGGACCTGGTCGCCGTCCCCGCCGCCGGCTGCCTGGTGTCCGGCCCGTGGCCGGCCGCGCTGACCGACGGCGACCGGCTGCTCCTGCCCGTGCACCCGTGGCAGAGCGAGCACGTGCTGCCCGACCTGGGCCTGCGCCCGCACGTCACGGGGGCGGTCCCGGCGCACCCGCTGATGTCCGTGCGCACCCTCGCCCCGCTGGACGGCGGCCCGCATCTCAAGACGGCCTTCAGCACCCGGATGACCTCGGACGTGCGCGACATCTCCCCCGGCTCGATCCGCGACTGCGTGCTGCTGTCGGACCTCCTCGCCGCCCTGTCCCGCCGCGCCGGAGGCCCGCGCATGGTCCGCTACCTGGCCGGGGCCGCCGCGAGCGTGAAGGGCGAGTACAGCGCCGACGTGTCGGTGATGCTGCGCGAGCCCACCAGCGCCTTCGCGGGCGGCGGGGCGGCCGTGCTGCCCGTGGCCGCGGTGACGTCCGACACCACCGGCGACCCGGCCGCCTGGCTCACGGCCTTCGCCCGGATCGCGCTGCCGCCCGCGCTGCGCCTGCTCACCCTCGGCGCGGCCCTGGAGGCCCACGGCCAGAACCTCCTGGTCGTCCTGGACGGGCACGGCCTGCCCGCGCGGCTGGCCTACCGCGACCTCGCCGACGTGCGCCTCAGCCCGGCGCGGCTGGCCCGGCACGGCGTGGCGGTGCCGCCGGTCAGCGCCCGGCTGCTGCACGACGATCCGCGGGTCCTGCACGCCAAGCTTTTCGGCTCGCTCGTCGGCACCACTTTCGGCAGCCTCATCGCCCGCTTCGCCGGCGGCGACCTGGACAGGGAGCGCGGCCTGTGGCGGATCGTGCGCGAGACCGCGCGGAAGGCGTTCGAGGAGCTACCCTGCAACCCTGACGTGCGGCTCGACCGTGAGGCGCTGTTCGCCCCGTACATCATGGGCAAGGCGCACCTGCTGGCGCAGCTGGAGGGCACACGGTCAGGAGACAACTGGATAAAGCTGCCTAATCCACTCTTCGCAGTGATGTGA
- the rfaE2 gene encoding D-glycero-beta-D-manno-heptose 1-phosphate adenylyltransferase, whose translation MGTTDEKVIDAVVVGDVMLDSWLHGSAKRLAQEAPVPVMSLEATENAPGGAANTAANLVALGARVCLIGVVGDDEPAEELKQALRLRGVEADLLAVPGRRTAHKRRLVTDGQLTARFDEEDPDELPEAAERELLRRIAAVAPAADVVVACDYAGGVCTPAVRRALAGLPLLVVDAHAVAPWRECRPTAVLPNYAEVVRLLAEEDEEQDRLGFLLARSDRVLELTGADMVVTTLDGEGTLLHRAGVPPYRTYAEPAPQHMATGAGDTYTAAFALWLAGGAPPEEAAQAGQAAAAVVVSRPGTAVCTRHDLLRALRRRDGAVQSAERLAQLLDEHRRRGERVVFTNGCFDVLHRGHVTYLEQAGRLGDVLVVAVNSDAGVTRLKGPGRPVNPCEDRMSVLAALHGVDYVIEFDEDTPERLIRMIRPELYVKGGDYTPEMLPETPLVRALGGEVRVLDYLPDRSTTAIIGRMRSLPENA comes from the coding sequence ATGGGCACCACAGACGAGAAGGTCATCGACGCGGTCGTCGTCGGCGACGTCATGCTCGACTCCTGGCTGCACGGCTCGGCCAAACGGCTGGCGCAGGAGGCGCCGGTGCCCGTGATGAGCCTGGAGGCCACCGAGAACGCCCCGGGCGGCGCCGCCAACACCGCCGCCAACCTGGTCGCGCTCGGCGCCCGGGTGTGCCTGATCGGCGTCGTGGGCGACGACGAGCCGGCCGAGGAGCTGAAGCAGGCGCTGCGCCTGCGCGGCGTCGAGGCCGACCTGCTGGCCGTGCCGGGCCGGCGCACCGCGCACAAGCGGCGGCTGGTCACCGACGGCCAGCTCACCGCACGCTTCGACGAGGAGGACCCGGACGAGCTGCCCGAGGCGGCCGAGCGCGAGCTGCTGCGCCGCATCGCGGCCGTGGCGCCCGCCGCCGACGTGGTGGTGGCCTGCGACTACGCGGGCGGCGTGTGCACCCCGGCGGTGCGGCGGGCGCTCGCCGGGCTGCCGCTGCTGGTCGTGGACGCGCACGCGGTGGCCCCGTGGCGGGAGTGCCGGCCGACGGCCGTGCTGCCCAACTACGCCGAGGTCGTCCGGCTGCTCGCCGAGGAGGACGAGGAGCAGGACCGGCTGGGGTTCCTGCTGGCCCGCAGCGATCGGGTGCTGGAGCTGACCGGCGCGGACATGGTGGTGACGACCCTCGACGGCGAGGGCACGCTGCTGCACCGCGCCGGGGTCCCGCCGTACCGGACCTACGCCGAGCCCGCGCCGCAGCACATGGCGACCGGCGCGGGCGACACCTACACCGCGGCCTTCGCGCTCTGGCTGGCCGGCGGCGCGCCGCCCGAGGAGGCCGCGCAGGCGGGGCAGGCCGCGGCGGCGGTGGTCGTGAGCCGGCCGGGCACGGCCGTGTGCACCCGGCACGACCTGCTGCGGGCGCTGCGGCGGCGCGACGGCGCGGTGCAGAGCGCCGAGCGGCTGGCCCAGCTCCTCGACGAGCACCGGCGGCGGGGCGAGCGGGTGGTGTTCACCAACGGCTGCTTCGACGTGCTGCACCGCGGCCACGTCACCTACCTGGAGCAGGCGGGACGGCTCGGCGACGTGCTGGTGGTCGCGGTCAACAGCGACGCGGGCGTGACCCGGCTGAAGGGGCCGGGCCGCCCGGTGAACCCGTGCGAGGACCGCATGTCGGTGCTGGCCGCGCTGCACGGCGTGGACTACGTGATCGAGTTCGACGAGGACACGCCCGAGCGGCTGATCCGGATGATCCGTCCCGAGCTGTACGTGAAGGGCGGCGACTACACGCCGGAGATGTTGCCGGAGACCCCGCTCGTGCGGGCGCTCGGCGGCGAGGTGCGGGTGCTCGACTACCTGCCCGACCGCTCCACCACGGCCATCATCGGCCGCATGCGGTCACTGCCCGAGAACGCCTGA
- a CDS encoding alpha/beta fold hydrolase: MTEAILHDGSAIEVEVRGSGPLVLLPVDPRPIEGEQAEEMRKWGADPALGRTLVDGLSDAFRVAAFDYTGHVMAVPKPDTLTPDNVAADLLAVADAVGGDRFAYYGYSWLALSGLQLAVRTDRLSALVMGGYPPYDGPYAEMLKVTTATYDKALAPPPPADRPAEPGDWSSVQSVPSVAQARQFVTLYQALQDFDDKSVRLDCPRLCFAGSADEISYAEEWGGTRVDLGGPLTRHRAELEARGWDVVVLDGLDHMGAMLPGNVLPVLRPWLERVLA; this comes from the coding sequence ATGACCGAGGCGATCCTGCACGACGGCAGCGCCATCGAGGTGGAGGTGCGCGGGTCGGGGCCGCTCGTGCTGCTCCCCGTCGACCCGCGCCCGATCGAGGGCGAGCAGGCCGAGGAGATGCGCAAATGGGGCGCCGACCCGGCGCTCGGCCGCACCCTCGTCGACGGGCTCAGCGACGCCTTCCGCGTCGCCGCCTTCGACTACACCGGCCACGTCATGGCCGTCCCCAAGCCGGACACCCTCACCCCGGACAACGTCGCCGCCGACCTGCTGGCGGTGGCCGACGCCGTGGGCGGGGACCGGTTCGCGTACTACGGCTACTCGTGGCTCGCGCTCAGCGGGCTGCAGCTCGCCGTGCGCACCGACCGGCTCTCGGCGCTGGTCATGGGCGGGTACCCGCCCTACGACGGGCCGTACGCCGAGATGCTGAAGGTCACGACCGCCACGTACGACAAGGCGCTCGCCCCGCCCCCGCCCGCCGACCGGCCGGCCGAGCCCGGCGACTGGTCGTCGGTCCAGTCGGTGCCGAGCGTCGCGCAGGCGCGCCAGTTCGTCACGCTCTACCAGGCGTTGCAGGACTTCGACGACAAATCCGTCCGGCTGGACTGCCCGCGCCTGTGCTTCGCCGGCTCCGCCGACGAGATCAGCTACGCCGAGGAGTGGGGCGGCACCCGGGTCGACCTCGGCGGCCCGCTCACCCGCCACCGCGCCGAGCTGGAGGCGCGCGGCTGGGACGTCGTCGTGCTGGACGGCCTCGACCACATGGGGGCCATGCTGCCGGGCAACGTCCTGCCGGTCCTCCGGCCCTGGCTGGAGCGCGTCCTGGCGTGA